Within the Heterodontus francisci isolate sHetFra1 chromosome 28, sHetFra1.hap1, whole genome shotgun sequence genome, the region ggatcttgggcttcataaatattgagtacaaaagcagtgaagttattctGCAACTTCATAAAGTTCTGTTAAGCTGCAACTAGAATATTGCAAACAGTTCTGGTCATCAATTTTGAGGAAGGATAcgagggtccctgagagggtgcagacgagatttaccagaatggttccagggttgagggatctTAGGTacatggttagattggagaaactgTGATTGCTCTCCTTACAGCAAAGGCGATTGAATGGAGATTtgttggaggtgtacaagattaagaaAGAAATTGTTCACATTAGCTGATAGTAtaagaaccaagggacacagatttaaagctcTGCACAAGAGATGCCGCGGGATATGAGAAAGGACTTCGTTCGCACAGCGATCGTGTAATGATCGGGATAATGAttgattcaaaaggaaattggataggcacttgaggtaaataaacttgcagggctacggggatacagCGAGGAAATGGAACTGATTGGACTGCTTTACAGAGAGCTGGTatagactcgataggctgaatgggctTCGTCTGTGCCGttttgactctatgactatgacgatCAGTTGCCACTTCAAACCTTACGTGCCTGAGCTCGAATGAACTATCTCATCCTGCCTACCAATGGCGAATAGTGCTATTAAACCATTGTTTAATTTATGCCTGTGTATTATAGTTTGCACATTTTGTTCAAAGCTTGGGCATGGACGGAGTTAAATATTAAACCAGAATTCTGTAAGGGGTAGACAGACAGCGAATGGATGTTGACACGCACGCAATAGCAAACATTTGGACATCTCTTCTCTGCACTTAACTTGCTCGTTTTTTTTTGCTTGTCTCATCGCCACATTCTTTTGCTAAACTGTAACGACAATTGCAACACACCAAGGTTCATTTGACAGCAACTCCTTGTCCTGTGACTTCTGCCCCCGAAAAACGCAAACATCAAGCTCTAGAAACAGCGTCATCTCCAAGATCCCATCCTGGTCACATGCGGTGCACCGCATATGGTTTGCTCTTCCGACTCGATGATTTTCATCAAGGAGCAGCCGATTGTTTGGCGGATCTCAATGTCCCTCCCAATTTGCATTCTTTGGCAGCATTTCAAACGTCTCCTGGCTTCATTCTTTGACGTCTTCTCTGTATCTCAGTAATGCCACAGTACATGCTTACATAGTTGCATGTTGCTCCATTTAAATGATCCACCTTTCGGCTTTACCAGCTCCTTTCTCACATGGACTTGGTACCGAGCAATGCTCAGCGTATTATTAGATTCATATTTAGAGGAGAAGACAACATATAATCAAAGCCATTTGCAATGAGACATGGAAAATCTTTGAACAGGGTCCTTAGCCCCATTAGAGAAGAAGGCCGCAGAACAAGTGAAAGGAGGCTGGGATTTGGAAAGTTAATCCCAGCAGAGGGCTGTTTCCTAAGGCCCTCCAGTACACTGAAATCTAATGTGCTATCTGAAGGATGGTCATACATGAGAAGCTGTCCGTATAATGTGCTTGTCATGCCAGCTTAACACTCCCAGTATCAATTCTTTCTTATCCTTCCATGCTTCTACTCAGAGCTGCCTCCTCCCCTTCTGGTTTGTCATGAAGTAGCCGTTGTAAAATCGTAGCTGTAGCCCAACCAGGACTCTGTCACTGCAAGTTATTCCATAGACATTCATTTATAAGAAGCATTAAACACAGAAGGCCGAGATACACAGCAGCAAAGCAGCACAAAGTGTGAATGACGGGGCATGGTGGAGAGGAGCAAGTGGAACATGAGGACCGGCAACTCCGACTGCTGCGTGAAAGCACCTTCCTCCATGTTGTTGAGGTCAGAGAGCCTGATTTCCCTAGTCCAGGTTTCAATCGTAGATTGCTGTCAAAGCTTGATGATTATTGAAGCCATTTCAGAATCTGCCTGGAGACTTCCTACAAATGTGTCAAGGCCTGCAGCAGTCACATGAGGGGAAGCTGAAAGGCAAGCTGCAGAACCAGCAAACAGCCTTAGAAACGTGGCCATCACGCGATTGGATGTATTAAAATGTCTTTCACACGGCAGATTTAGAAAATTTCTCCCCAGTGTAAACATCTTGACAAGTCACGAGTTGGGTATTTTGCAATGAGTGGCCCAGATCTTGACACCTGAAATCCTACCCAATACATACAAGGCTCAGGTTTGCAGTGTGATGAAGAACACATCACTCGGAAAGGTGAATACAATTCAGGAAAGAGCAATTTTTCTACTTGGCTCCACTGTAATAAGGCTGTACAGTCATCCTTCCTACTTCACAGTGCAGTGTGGCTGGAGTATATACAAACACAAGAGGCACTGCAGGAGCTCAGCAAAATGACGTCAATAGCATCTTTCTCCCCCGCACACACTATGATTAAGCAATAGCATCAGCGACTGTCATCTCCAATTTCCCCTCCAAATGAATTGGACATATATCGGCCATTCCTTCATCGCTGGTTGTTCAATAACTTAAGTAAATATGGGCATTATTTTTGCTGGTTGATGAGTGAGAAATTAGAAGTGTTCAATTAAATATGAACAGCAAAAGAATGAAAAGGGATATTGAGGGATAATGCAAAAAGACACAGTTAAGGAGTGTGAAGAAGCAGTAGAGTATTGGGGTAAATGGACTATTGTTTCAGGAAGCCAGGATAGGTGTGATGGAACCTCGTTCTATGTTGTAAAAATTATATAATTCAAAAGAAGGCTACAGCAATATTTGCTGCTTTAATgttggggggctggggggggggggcgggggttaaaAAATATGACATTGCATAGAGGCAAAAACCAACTAGAATGATTGCCAAGCTTAAGCATGAGGTACTGGCCGGGTTGAAAAAAGCAGGGTTAAAAGGGGCTTTTAAGGAagctcttaaagaaggagagagagagagagagagatggagaaggaaAGGTGTTAGATTCCAGATTCTTGGCCCACATCTTTGAAGACACGTCTGCCAATCATAGCTCAAAGTTGGTAGTCTGAGTACTGTGACATTTGGAATGCAATCAGAAATGGCTCTGAGTTGTTGCACTAGAAATGCAGCACCTGTTGCAAGTTACATGATATTGTTATTTAAATAATTTAACGATGAGAACAaacggatatttcaccccattctttaaTTCCTCCCTGAATTTATCCTGGGTTAGTGCATATATGCAGGTGTTGGTACAAGAATTTAGAAGCCGCAGCATATATCCAAATTGCTGAGCAACATAAATGGGATCGCTAAGATTTTTATCTGCATAATTATAGTTTCTAACCTTCCAGTTCAAAGAATGTACAACATATGTAATCCACAGCAGTATAAAATTGGTGGACAAGGCAAagagtaaaataatggatttccttcgattTTCCATTTCTGGATCAATATGGTTCTGTCCATTTCCATGGCCCCGGAGCCCTCTCCGGAGTCGATTGGCTATTATAATATTTTTGACAGTCAGTGCATTGAACACCAAAATGAAAACAAATGGAAGCAGTGGTGTTATAATACTGTCAATCCACTCACACGCTGTCCAAAAGAATGAGGTATAATAGTTTGGGGCTACGATGCAAAACCATGGTACGTTGTGAATGACAATTAAAGGAACAAATAGAAAGTACCGGGGAATGCACCTCAAACAGCTGACAACACTCACAACTACTATAATGACAGCCGCAGTTTTCTTAGTGCAATACCTTGGTTTTACCTTCGGGCAGCAAATGGCTACAaaccgatcaaatgtgaaagcgactgtgaacCAGACTGAACAGTCCAGGGCTGCAAGAAGCAAGACGACTCTCACCGCACACACAGGAGTGATGAACAAGAAACTAACCGGGAAATAAATATTATTAATTCGATTCAGTATAATATTCAAGATGACGAGCAGTAGATCTGCTGCAGACATTGCAACCAGATAGCGGGTGATGCATTTCGACAGGCCACAATTCCCTCTGttcaggatcacaattgccactaagttaactgtaagaaaaAGAGTGAAGCAGGTTCATTTAGGGTCTGAAATCACAGCAAAAGCATCAGATTAATAGGTTTACAATGATACAAATGCAGTAATTGAATCTATTTTAATGTTTGTTCTCAGATCATTCTCATGCCTAATAACACTTTGAAATTTCAAGGAGTACAAAAATACCATGCAATCAATGAAGCAAAAACAGAAGATTAGCAATAAAAGTCAAGAATGAATAGAAACATTATATGAAGGAGATAAAATACATCTAAAATGGATTGAAATATTTTAGTTTAAGGTTGTCATCGTCGAATGATTCACGTGGGCAAGTGATGAAATTGAGTTAAACTAAATTCAACAGAGCTGCTAATGTGTGGTCGGCAACTAGAATCAACCAGCTATCTTTATCTATTTAATAAAGGATCATGAATTATTGAATAATCGTTCCATTGTCTACCCTTTTCCAAAGTTAACAATCCCAGACTCTTCCACCTCTCCCCACAGCTGAGATGCCTGAAGCTCAGCATTTGGATTGTTTCCTTTTTCTGTTCTGATTCCAGTGCTGAAGCAGCCTTGACTGGGGTATGGTGGCTAGAACCGAGAGTCACAGCAAGCAGTCAACCACAATCAAAGTCATAGATTATAATGAACAATGAAATAAATCAATCAGAAGATGACATtaaattggataggataaacagATTGTTTGAAGATTactgaaattattatggggaatttAACGAAAGGCAAAGATACAGACGAGTGAGAGTGAATCAATGGATCAGCTCGACATCTTGGCATTAGACTCGACATACTCATGGGTttttgaagggggagggagggtgggtcaGGAAGTTCGAGTGTAGGGGATTTGGCTGCTGTGTCATTGGCCGAGGTCTCTGGGTAACATTCTTTCTCACTTTTACTAGCCACATTGATACATGTGCATTGATTTGAGGAGACAGTTGGAGGAAGGGACAGGTAGGAGGTAGGAGAAGGTAAGGTGCATAAAAGCAGCAATAGAAAGACAGGAATGGCTGATAATTTATAAAAGGAGTGTTTTTATCGCGATTATATTAATGGAGTAGTCGGAAATTCAATGCCAGTTTGCAGATATAATCAGCTACAATTCAGGTACATCAGCTAGTGTATTGTCTTCATTTGTGAGCACCACTATTCAGGAAGGATCCAAAGCATTTAACGAGAGGAAACCGTTGAGATTTAATAGAATAGGGCCGGGAGGGAAGATTTcaaatatgtgaagagagtgagaaGCTGAAatcattctccttggagcaaagaacgaTAAAAATGAGATGTAATGGACGATTTCAAAGCAATGAAGAGTTTTAGAAGTGCATTAAAAAAATGTGCCCCTCATCAGGAGTAACAGGAGAAAGAAAATGCAGTTTTAAGATAATTCGCAAAAAAGGAGtgcggattgggaattttttattgCTTGGAGAATTGCTATGGTCTGAAATGCATGGCCTGAAAGGCTGCAGGAAGCACAtttaattgtaactttcaaaatcgTTTTGAATTTCTACGGAAAAAAAGgaaaacattgcagggctatgATATGAGTAAAGAGCAGTGAAGTAGACGATTTGATAGCTCTGTCAGAGGCACTGGAAAGATGGAACAGATGCTCTCTTTCTATGCCGCATAAAAAAATGAAATTTAAAACAAAAAACTGTTGTCAGTATAAGTGACCGTGATGGCATTGGATTGTCCtgcaaatccaactggttcacgaaTATCTTTTAttcaaggaaatctgccattcttattcTGTCTGGTCAACTCTTAATCACCCTTTGATATGACCCAGATAGACATTCAGTCTTCTCAATGACTAAAATGCAGCACTGTGGAACACATTCACGTCACGAACTACAGACGTTTAAGCAGAAGtcccaccaccaacttctcaagggcgctTTGTCACGAATGGATGAAAAACAAGAGCAAATTATAGTATTTGTGTGcactttggtgtcattgtatgctgtCAATATCCACAGCATGTTATGTTGAAATGCCACTGTGTTCAACTTGCTTAAAATGGAGGTGGGGAGGGCGGGGAGAAGATTACTTCACAACAGAACGTGGGACCGCTACTTGAAATCACATGACCTAGAAACCACCCTTTCTAGCATGTCTAATTTTGAAACAATGTCACTTGAAAGAGAATAGCTCTTACGAGAAACAGCTGCCTTGAAGGCGTGCACCTCATTGTCTCCATGGCCGACAAGGCGAAGTCCAAAGCCACAGTCTGAAAAGTAGCAAGAAATTTGTCAAAGTTCTCTGCCAGTTTCTGACTCATCTAAAAGGGTAGAATCGGAATCCAAACTGCCTCAGCTTATCTCCGAAAGTGCATAAGAAGCAAGTTAAAGAGAAATTTCTGACCACTTCTCCTCAACTCGGCATTTACAGTCGGTTAATTCCAGCTTTATACTTTTGAGTTAGTTGGAAAAACAAATCGGACTCTGTTTTCAACTGAGACCCCCGTtagtttgtaattaagctattttctacttggtaaattCCTTTGACcgttttgatgcctttaccttgtGTTATACGTTTATGTGCGTGCGTTGCAAAGTTAATCCCCTCCTGAGTctaagagtgtgtgttaataagcATAACATCTTTTTTTCAAACTTTAACTACAGTTTTGTTGTTGTTCTTTAAATATCAAGGTTCACAAACTGAAAGAATGGAAAAATAAGCCATCagggtttctttttttaaaaaaatgacaaaCGTAAATCAAAATCTGCTTCTGGACAGGTTGTAGAAAACAGagaaatgtatttttaaaattagCCACCTGTTCAGAGCACACTCGGAATGGGCAACATGTGCCATTCCAACCAACGAGGAACACATCCACAAAATGAATATGAAATGTAAGTTCTCATTTAATTACCATGCATCTGGTAAACTGGTTTGGGAACAAGTCACCTTTTACATATTTATTGATCCTATTAATTATTTTGCTATGCATTAAATATATTCAGtatatgttgttacgaccaggtgagaagggatctagaggttcctctcagcctttgcctggtttaaccagaaCATTTTTTCATCAATTTTCAAATGAAAAAAAATGATATTAATTTTAATTTCATTTTAAAACACCTTGTTTTTagccctctcagtgaatccttgttcactgttctaattgtaaggcaaataattcAGACCGTTTccctagatttaaacaagaaatatgGAAATTTATTAATCATAAGCTCTAACCCGGTTAACGAATCTGATGATGAGACGcagccatgctaacatgcatacatgataaacatgcACATGCAAATAGCGAGAGAAAAAGTAGAAATGAGTAAAGGGGAAATGACTGATGCAATAGATGGGTTTCAATTTTACTGCCGTTTGCATTTGCTGAGGAGTCTTTGGTTTGCCAGTAAGTCCTGCAACTCGTTGAGGCCCAGTGAAACTTGTTATGAGGTCGgggttttttctctcttgaggtttccgtgtcttccatgggtctggtggcttgggaggaaGTGAAGGAGAGAAAGAGTGGCTTCCtttttccagcttcagttgcacactgatttctgttcctttctcagtggcacaattcaaaagccccagGTTGTCAATTAGGTTAGTCCTGTgaaaagctccttatttggaacagtctgtcCTGCGAGATTTGtgaattgtattaccttagcagtctctggaatgtgcttccttaccccttcaatgtctgttgatcaaaatccatttggattaattggagcaggggatagtccTTTGTTTCCACAAGTATCGTCTCTTTGTATGTAAATATCCTTCCAACCCAgattctggtgatcttcaaacaagtcatttcttcacttcaacaacacttTAAAATCAGTTTtcatatgactaaattaatatgcctcattcatggcagatggggatctgcatgacaatgtTTTCAATATTTCAGAGATTCCTGATGAAATAATTTCGATTAATGATTGAAAGAAGCATTTCCTGGCACTGAGAATATGAGGTGATGTAAAGTTTCAACAACAGCTTTGGTCCTAAACCAAATTTGAAAGCAAATTGCGCGGGTGTATGTTTTTGCTGATATGGATTAAGGTGCACAAGTAAGATTCCCTCAAAATCTTTTAATTACTGGGCCAAACTGCAGATTTGTAGTTGAATCATTAAAAGCAAGAAGGAGAAACAGATGTGTGGAACAATGTAAGACTCCATCTCAATCGCTGCAATGCTGTTGGGTTGGACTACTACTTGCTAGGTCTTACCTTATGTTCACGTGTGTCCATTGGACAACAATTTGAGAGGGTGCATACACTATACATTTTATTTTGGTTTCTCTTGATTTCACAGGTAATGTGCTACGTGAATGTTTATAGCTTtaacagcaggcatacctcaaactgaggtgtcaacctggtgaagccagaaaacaggactacttacatgccaaacagtgtacgtggcatgagatagacagagctaagcaatcccacaatcaatggatcagatctaagctctgcagtcctgacacatccagtcgagaatggtggtggacaattaagcaacgaacaggaggaggtagttccacaaatatacccattctcaatgatgggggagtccagcacatcagtgcaaatgataaggctgaagcatttgcaacaatcttcaggcagaagtgccgagtggatgatcgatctcggcctcctccagaagtatccagcatcacagatgccagtcatcagccaattggattcactccgtgtgatatcaagaaatgagtgaaggcggtggatactgcaaaggctacgggccctgacaacattccagcaatataattgaagatctgtgctccagaagtaGTCAGGCCACGAGCCAAGGTGTTTCATTacctacaacactgccatctaacctacaatgtgtaaaattgcccaagtatgtcctgtacacaagaagcaggaaaaatccaacccggccaactagcgCCCCAATAGTCTACGCCCAATGATCAGTAAggttatggaaggtgtcattgacagtgctatcaagtggcacttgcttagcaataacctgctcggtgacgctcagtttgggttccaccagggccgctcagctcctgacctcattacagccttggttcaggcatgaacaaaagaactgaactcaagaggtgaggtgagagtgactgccattgacatcaaggcagaatgtgaccgagtacggcatcaaggagcccgagcaaaactggaggcaatgggaatcgggggaaagctcccTGCCGGTTGGAATCATGCCTCatgcaagggaagatggttgtggttgctggaggtcaatcatctcagttccagaacaTCTCTGCATGTGTTCCTCAGGGtcctgtcctagacccaaccatcttcagctgcttcctcaatgaccttccttcaatcataaggtcagaagtggggatgctcgctgatgattgcacaatgttcagcaacattcggaactcctcaggtactgaagaagtccgtgtcgaaatgcagcaggacctagaaaatatccaagcttgggctgatattcAGCATGTAACAATCGCACCACATAAgtgcaaggaccatctccaacaatacagAATATAACCTTCTCccctgatattcaacggcattacgataactaaatcccccactatcaacatcctggggggttaccatttaccagcaactaaattggagtagccatataaataccgtggacacaagagcaggtcagaagcttgcAATCCTGTGGCGAGAAACTCACCTCTTGCCTCCGCAAACCTTTCCCCCAtcaacaaggtacaagtcaggagtgtgatggaatactctgcacttgcctggatgggtgcagctccaacaacactcaagaagctcggcactatccaggacaaagcaaccttctTGATTTGCATtcggtccacaaacattcactccctccaccactgatgcacaatggcagcagtgtgtaccatttataagatggactgcagcaacacagcaaggctactcaggcaacaccttccaaacccacggccactaccacctggaaggacaagggcagcagatgcatgggaacaccaccacgtgtaagttccctccaagccacacaccatcctgacttggaactatatcaccgttccttcactgtcgctgggttaaaatccttgaACACCTTTCCtagcatggactgcagtgattcacgaaggcagcttaccaccaccttatcaagggcaattaggaatggataataaa harbors:
- the LOC137345293 gene encoding probable G-protein coupled receptor 139, which gives rise to MGYPVIFQIERIYYPALAAIGVIVNLVAIVILNRGNCGLSKCITRYLVAMSAADLLLVILNIILNRINNIYFPVSFLFITPVCAVRVVLLLAALDCSVWFTVAFTFDRFVAICCPKVKPRYCTKKTAAVIIVVVSVVSCLRCIPRYFLFVPLIVIHNVPWFCIVAPNYYTSFFWTACEWIDSIITPLLPFVFILVFNALTVKNIIIANRLRRGLRGHGNGQNHIDPEMENRRKSIILLFALSTNFILLWITYVVHSLNWKVRNYNYADKNLSDPIYVAQQFGYMLRLLNSCTNTCIYALTQDKFREELKNGVKYPFVLIVKLFK